In a genomic window of Thermosynechococcus sp. CL-1:
- a CDS encoding nucleotidyltransferase substrate binding protein: MEHWQWRLKSYKKAFQRLQEEVELCRTRPLSNIEKQGVIQGFEYTFELAWNLLRDYSYSNQE, from the coding sequence ATGGAACACTGGCAGTGGCGACTCAAGAGTTATAAAAAAGCGTTTCAGAGGCTTCAGGAAGAGGTGGAACTGTGCCGTACTCGCCCCTTGAGCAATATAGAAAAGCAGGGAGTGATTCAAGGATTTGAGTACACGTTTGAACTGGCGTGGAACCTGCTCAGGGACTATAGCTATTCCAATCAAGAATGA
- the murG gene encoding undecaprenyldiphospho-muramoylpentapeptide beta-N-acetylglucosaminyltransferase — protein MLGPRKLLIAASGTGGHLFPALAVAEELPEYDIHWLGVRDRLEQKLIPPQYPLHTINFGGVQGKTPWARLRPLWQFWGAFWQTRQLLKQGHFQGVFTTGGYIAAPAILAARSLGRVALLHESNALPGKVTRWLAPWCTLVALGTPASLAYLKSKRLNLRVTGTPVRPDILHPGDLELPIPKEVPLILVMGGSQGAVAINRLVRETVHRWLDAGAWVIHLTGNNDPDAQSVQHPHYLVFPFFEPMGPLLHRADIVISRAGASALAELALTGTPALLIPYPYAAEDHQTVNAEVLVSAGAAEMIPQSALTGDRLGRIILEWLGQPQKLQAMAKNARQLAMPNSSQQVADLIRTLIPAP, from the coding sequence ATGCTGGGGCCAAGGAAACTACTGATTGCAGCGAGTGGTACCGGCGGGCATCTCTTTCCCGCACTAGCAGTAGCAGAAGAGTTACCTGAATATGACATCCATTGGTTGGGGGTGCGCGATCGCCTTGAACAGAAATTAATTCCGCCCCAGTACCCCCTGCATACGATCAACTTCGGTGGTGTCCAAGGCAAGACCCCTTGGGCAAGGCTGCGCCCCCTCTGGCAATTTTGGGGAGCTTTTTGGCAAACGCGCCAGTTATTAAAACAGGGACACTTCCAAGGGGTGTTTACCACCGGTGGCTACATTGCAGCGCCAGCTATTTTAGCGGCTCGCAGTTTGGGGCGTGTCGCCCTGCTCCATGAATCCAACGCCCTACCGGGCAAAGTCACCCGCTGGCTGGCGCCTTGGTGTACGCTGGTTGCCTTGGGTACCCCCGCGAGTTTAGCCTACCTCAAATCCAAACGGCTGAACCTACGGGTCACGGGCACGCCGGTGCGTCCCGATATTCTCCATCCCGGCGACTTGGAGTTGCCGATTCCCAAGGAGGTACCCCTGATTCTAGTGATGGGGGGGAGTCAAGGGGCAGTGGCCATCAATCGCCTTGTACGGGAAACGGTTCACCGCTGGCTCGATGCGGGGGCTTGGGTGATCCATCTCACGGGCAACAATGATCCCGATGCCCAAAGTGTTCAGCATCCCCACTATCTCGTCTTTCCCTTCTTTGAACCCATGGGACCCCTGCTGCACCGCGCGGATATCGTCATTAGTCGAGCTGGCGCCAGTGCCTTGGCGGAACTAGCCCTCACAGGAACCCCAGCGCTGTTGATTCCCTATCCCTATGCGGCTGAAGATCACCAAACGGTGAATGCTGAAGTGCTGGTGAGTGCCGGCGCTGCTGAAATGATCCCGCAGTCGGCATTGACGGGCGATCGCCTCGGACGGATCATTTTAGAATGGCTAGGGCAGCCCCAAAAATTACAAGCCATGGCAAAGAATGCCCGCCAATTGGCCATGCCCAACAGCAGTCAGCAGGTCGCTGATCTCATTCGTACGCTGATTCCCGCCCCCTAG
- the speA gene encoding biosynthetic arginine decarboxylase has translation MALTVTKTSNWTIEDSEQLYRIQGWGEPYFGINAAGHVTVSPKGDRGGSLDLYELVQALQQRNIGLPLLLRFSDILEDRIERLNACFARAIARYGYQGTYKGVFPVKCNQQRHIIEALVRFGQSHQFGLEAGSKPELLIALAMLNTPGALLICNGYKDRGYIETAILARRLGHTPIIVLEQPEEVAEVIAVSQALGIEPIVGVRAKLSTQGVGRWGTSAGDRAKFGLTVPEILTAVEQLREVGMLNSLQLLHFHIGSQISAISVIKDAIREAGQIYGELVRLGANMQYLDVGGGLGVDYDGSKTNFHASKNYSMQNYASDVVAGIKDACRQRGIPDPILISESGRAIASHQSVLIFNVLGVSEVPKITPEPATEEEHLIIRNLYDTYQTIDENNYQEAYNDALQFKGEAISLFNFGYLSLPERARAESLFWACCAKILGIARQQEYVPDDLEDLEKIMASIYYINLSVFQSVPDSWAIDQLFPIMPIHRLDEEPTERGILADLTCDSDGKIDQFIDLRDVKSVLELHPFRPGEPYYLGLFLNGAYQEIMGNLHNLFGDTNAVHIRLTPKGYEIEHLVRGDTMQEVLGYVQYQGDALLEKIRRRAEAALAEQQITLAEAQHLLENYERSLRSYTYLSS, from the coding sequence ATGGCCTTGACCGTTACGAAAACCAGCAATTGGACAATTGAGGACAGCGAGCAGCTCTACCGCATTCAGGGCTGGGGCGAACCCTACTTTGGGATTAATGCTGCGGGTCATGTCACCGTCTCTCCCAAGGGCGATCGCGGTGGGTCATTGGATCTCTATGAATTGGTGCAGGCGCTCCAACAGCGCAACATTGGCCTCCCCCTGCTACTGCGGTTTTCCGATATCCTTGAGGATCGCATTGAGCGACTCAATGCCTGCTTTGCCCGTGCCATTGCCCGCTATGGCTATCAGGGCACCTACAAGGGGGTCTTTCCCGTTAAGTGCAATCAACAACGCCACATCATTGAAGCCCTCGTGCGCTTTGGCCAGTCCCATCAGTTTGGCCTAGAGGCAGGATCAAAACCGGAATTGCTGATTGCCTTGGCCATGCTCAATACACCGGGGGCACTGCTGATCTGCAATGGCTATAAGGATCGCGGCTACATTGAAACGGCTATTCTGGCGCGTCGCCTCGGCCACACCCCGATCATTGTCCTTGAGCAGCCTGAAGAAGTCGCGGAAGTGATTGCTGTCAGTCAGGCTTTGGGCATTGAACCCATTGTGGGGGTGCGGGCAAAACTCAGTACCCAAGGGGTGGGGCGTTGGGGCACTTCTGCGGGCGATCGCGCCAAGTTTGGTCTGACGGTGCCAGAGATTTTAACAGCGGTTGAACAACTGCGAGAAGTAGGAATGCTCAATTCCTTGCAACTGTTGCACTTTCACATTGGCTCGCAAATCTCTGCCATTAGCGTCATTAAGGATGCCATTCGCGAAGCGGGGCAAATTTATGGCGAGCTGGTGCGCCTCGGTGCCAATATGCAATACCTCGATGTGGGCGGTGGCTTAGGGGTGGATTACGACGGCTCGAAAACCAATTTCCATGCCTCGAAAAACTACAGTATGCAAAACTATGCCAGTGATGTGGTGGCCGGCATTAAGGACGCCTGTCGGCAGCGGGGCATTCCCGATCCCATTCTCATTAGTGAGAGTGGCCGCGCCATTGCCTCCCATCAATCGGTGTTGATTTTCAATGTCTTGGGGGTCAGTGAAGTGCCCAAAATTACCCCCGAACCGGCCACGGAAGAGGAGCACCTGATTATTCGCAATCTCTACGATACCTACCAAACAATTGATGAAAACAACTACCAAGAGGCCTACAACGACGCCCTGCAATTTAAGGGAGAAGCCATCAGTCTCTTTAACTTTGGCTACTTGAGTTTGCCAGAGCGGGCACGGGCAGAGAGTCTCTTTTGGGCCTGTTGTGCCAAAATCCTCGGCATTGCTCGCCAGCAGGAATATGTGCCCGACGATCTCGAAGATCTTGAGAAAATCATGGCTTCGATTTACTACATCAATCTGTCGGTGTTTCAATCGGTGCCCGATAGCTGGGCGATCGATCAACTGTTTCCAATCATGCCAATCCACCGCCTCGATGAAGAACCCACAGAACGGGGCATCCTTGCGGATCTCACCTGCGACAGCGACGGCAAAATTGACCAGTTCATTGACCTGCGGGATGTGAAATCGGTCTTGGAACTCCATCCCTTTCGCCCAGGGGAACCCTACTACCTTGGCCTTTTTCTCAACGGTGCCTACCAAGAGATCATGGGCAACCTCCACAATCTCTTTGGGGATACGAATGCCGTCCATATCCGTCTAACCCCCAAGGGCTACGAAATTGAGCATTTGGTGCGGGGCGATACAATGCAAGAAGTCCTCGGTTATGTGCAGTACCAAGGGGATGCCCTCCTCGAGAAAATTCGCCGTCGTGCCGAGGCTGCCCTTGCGGAGCAGCAAATTACATTGGCAGAAGCGCAGCACCTACTGGAAAACTACGAGCGGAGTTTGCGCAGCTACACCTACCTGTCCTCCTAG
- a CDS encoding low molecular weight protein-tyrosine-phosphatase, whose protein sequence is MPIRLLFVCLGNICRSPAAEGIMQDLIKKAGLEHEIQCDSAGTSNFHVGDPPDARMVMTARQRGLPLTHRARQFHAADFEEFDLILAMDRENYYDILRLDPEGKYRDKVRLMCDFCRHHDAREVPDPYYGGRQGFEKVLDLLTDACEGLLEYLKAHYPQLQEQH, encoded by the coding sequence ATGCCCATCCGTCTGCTTTTTGTTTGTCTTGGTAATATCTGTCGCTCCCCTGCTGCCGAAGGGATCATGCAGGATCTGATCAAAAAGGCCGGCCTAGAGCATGAGATTCAGTGTGATTCCGCCGGCACCAGCAACTTTCACGTTGGCGATCCACCGGATGCCCGCATGGTGATGACGGCACGGCAACGGGGACTGCCCTTGACCCATCGAGCACGCCAATTTCATGCCGCCGACTTTGAGGAATTTGATCTGATTTTGGCGATGGATCGGGAAAACTACTATGATATCTTGCGCCTTGACCCCGAAGGGAAATACCGCGATAAAGTGCGGTTAATGTGTGATTTTTGCCGTCACCACGACGCGAGGGAAGTGCCCGACCCCTACTACGGTGGTCGTCAGGGGTTTGAGAAGGTGTTGGATCTGCTCACCGATGCCTGTGAAGGCCTCCTAGAGTATCTCAAGGCTCACTACCCCCAACTACAGGAGCAGCATTGA
- a CDS encoding Uma2 family endonuclease — protein sequence MTAPLLTLESGDRLTREEFEDRYGRSPHIKKAELINGVVFVASPIRVRNHAQPHSNILGWLFHYSIEFSAFMVCDNATVRLDHQNEVQPDVLLRLEASAGGQSRISADDYIEGAPELVIEIATSSAAYDLHDKKDLYCRFGVKEYLVWVVSEQAFYWYHREQGSYVQQQPDREGVLRSQEFTGLWLNLPALLQGNMKSVMITLQQGLASPECQRFAEALKRQSQ from the coding sequence ATGACGGCTCCTCTCCTCACCCTTGAAAGTGGCGATCGCCTGACCCGCGAGGAATTTGAAGACCGCTATGGCCGCTCTCCCCACATTAAAAAAGCGGAACTGATCAATGGAGTCGTGTTTGTGGCCTCACCAATTCGGGTTAGAAACCACGCCCAGCCCCATAGCAACATTCTTGGCTGGCTCTTTCACTACAGCATTGAATTTAGCGCCTTCATGGTTTGCGATAACGCCACAGTCCGGCTTGATCACCAAAATGAAGTCCAACCCGATGTGCTATTGCGCCTTGAGGCATCGGCGGGGGGACAATCGCGCATTAGTGCTGATGACTACATCGAAGGGGCACCGGAGTTAGTGATTGAAATTGCCACTAGCAGTGCCGCCTACGATCTCCACGACAAGAAAGACCTCTATTGCCGTTTTGGCGTCAAGGAATATCTGGTGTGGGTGGTCTCAGAACAGGCCTTCTACTGGTATCACCGCGAGCAGGGGAGCTACGTTCAGCAACAGCCCGATCGCGAGGGAGTGCTTCGCAGTCAAGAGTTTACCGGTCTCTGGTTGAATTTGCCTGCCCTTTTACAAGGGAATATGAAAAGCGTAATGATCACATTACAACAGGGGCTAGCTTCCCCTGAATGCCAACGGTTTGCTGAAGCCTTAAAGCGGCAATCACAATAA
- the purM gene encoding phosphoribosylformylglycinamidine cyclo-ligase — protein sequence MDYRSAGVDVAAGRAFVEQIRPLVQRTQRPEVVGRLGGFAGLCQIPKGYRQPLLVSGTDGVGTKLKLAQALDRHDTVGIDLVAMCVNDVLTCGAEPLFFLDYIACGCLAPEIMTAVVAGIAQGCEAAGCALLGGETAEMPGFYAEGVYDLAGFCVGVVEQDQVLDGTQVQVGDVVLGLASSGLHSNGFSLVRKIVSDRQLSWQDTPLGSTPFGELCLEPTRLYVQPIRAALAQGIPIHGMAHITGGGLPENLPRCLGEGRSAQLDPQAWPIPPLFHWLGEMGEVSLGELFNTFNMGIGYTVVLPPSAVAAAQACFAEWGVESWPIGTVVAGTGEVLGLPAA from the coding sequence ATGGACTACCGCAGTGCCGGTGTAGATGTAGCCGCTGGCCGTGCCTTTGTCGAGCAAATTCGCCCCTTGGTGCAGCGCACCCAACGACCGGAAGTGGTGGGACGACTGGGAGGCTTTGCTGGGCTATGTCAAATTCCCAAGGGCTATCGTCAGCCCCTTTTGGTGTCGGGAACTGATGGGGTGGGCACGAAGCTAAAGCTGGCTCAGGCGCTTGATCGCCACGATACGGTTGGCATTGATCTGGTGGCCATGTGTGTCAACGATGTCCTCACCTGCGGTGCTGAGCCACTCTTTTTCTTGGACTACATTGCCTGTGGTTGTCTGGCGCCAGAGATTATGACCGCTGTGGTGGCGGGTATTGCCCAAGGGTGTGAAGCGGCGGGTTGTGCCCTCTTGGGGGGGGAGACAGCGGAAATGCCAGGATTCTATGCCGAAGGGGTCTATGACCTTGCGGGGTTCTGTGTTGGTGTCGTTGAGCAGGATCAGGTGCTGGATGGCACGCAGGTGCAGGTGGGGGATGTGGTGTTGGGTTTAGCCAGTTCTGGCTTGCACAGTAATGGCTTTAGTTTGGTGCGTAAAATTGTTAGCGATCGCCAGCTCAGTTGGCAGGATACCCCCCTTGGCTCCACCCCCTTTGGCGAGCTGTGCTTAGAACCGACGCGCCTCTATGTCCAACCCATTCGTGCTGCTTTGGCGCAAGGGATTCCCATCCACGGCATGGCTCACATCACCGGCGGTGGTCTGCCGGAAAATTTGCCCCGCTGCTTGGGCGAAGGGCGATCAGCTCAACTCGATCCTCAGGCTTGGCCGATTCCACCACTCTTCCACTGGCTAGGGGAGATGGGGGAAGTCAGCTTGGGCGAACTTTTCAACACCTTCAATATGGGGATTGGGTACACCGTGGTTTTACCGCCGTCAGCGGTTGCAGCGGCGCAGGCCTGCTTTGCCGAGTGGGGGGTTGAGAGTTGGCCAATTGGCACTGTTGTTGCGGGCACCGGTGAGGTACTGGGATTACCTGCTGCTTAG
- the accC gene encoding acetyl-CoA carboxylase biotin carboxylase subunit yields MAFTKILIANRGEIALRILRTCEELGIRTVAVYSTVDRHALHVQLADEAVCIGEAPSSRSYLNIPNIIAAALTRHVSAIHPGYGFLAENARFAEICADHKITFIGPSPAAMRAMGDKSTAKATMQQVGVPTIPGSDGLVQDEETARAIARKIGYPLMIKATAGGGGRGMRLVRSAEDLGRALSAAQGEAEAAFGNAGVYLERFIENPRHIEFQILADSYGNVIHLGERDCSVQRRHQKLLEEAPSPALTPELRAKMGAAAVTAAKAINYVGAGTIEFLLDGQDNFYFMEMNTRIQVEHTVTEMITGLDLIAEQIRIAQGEPLSLTQEQVELRGHAIECRINAEDPERNFRPHPGRISGYLPPGGPGVRMDSHVYTDYEIPPYYDSLIGKLVVWGSDRPAAIARMKRALRECAIMGVPTTIPFHQQVMDTPEFRSGIVYTNFVDKLMTTLGWNV; encoded by the coding sequence ATGGCCTTTACGAAAATTTTGATTGCCAATCGTGGCGAAATTGCACTGCGGATTCTGCGCACCTGTGAGGAGCTGGGTATTCGCACGGTGGCTGTCTATTCCACTGTAGATCGCCATGCCCTGCATGTGCAATTGGCCGATGAGGCGGTGTGCATTGGCGAAGCCCCCAGTAGCCGCAGCTATCTCAATATTCCCAACATTATTGCTGCTGCCCTCACCCGCCATGTCTCGGCGATTCACCCGGGCTATGGCTTTTTGGCGGAAAATGCCCGCTTTGCCGAGATCTGCGCCGACCACAAAATTACCTTTATTGGGCCGAGTCCCGCTGCCATGCGTGCTATGGGGGATAAATCCACCGCCAAAGCGACGATGCAACAGGTGGGGGTGCCAACAATTCCCGGCAGTGATGGACTGGTGCAGGATGAGGAAACCGCGCGGGCGATCGCCCGCAAAATTGGCTATCCCCTGATGATTAAAGCCACGGCTGGGGGGGGTGGCCGGGGGATGCGCTTGGTGCGCTCTGCTGAAGATTTAGGACGGGCCCTCAGTGCCGCCCAAGGGGAAGCGGAAGCCGCCTTCGGCAATGCCGGCGTCTATCTGGAGCGGTTTATTGAAAATCCCCGCCACATTGAGTTCCAGATTCTGGCGGATAGCTATGGCAATGTCATTCACCTTGGGGAGCGTGATTGCTCTGTACAGCGGCGTCATCAAAAGCTCCTTGAGGAGGCGCCTAGTCCTGCCCTCACCCCCGAACTGCGTGCCAAGATGGGAGCTGCTGCTGTCACTGCCGCCAAAGCCATTAACTACGTCGGTGCCGGCACCATTGAATTTCTCCTCGACGGCCAAGACAACTTTTACTTTATGGAAATGAATACTCGCATTCAGGTGGAGCACACCGTCACAGAAATGATTACGGGGCTGGATCTGATTGCGGAGCAAATTCGCATTGCCCAAGGGGAACCCCTCAGTTTGACCCAAGAGCAGGTTGAGTTGCGCGGACACGCGATCGAGTGCCGCATCAATGCCGAGGATCCGGAGCGCAATTTCCGTCCCCATCCCGGTCGTATTAGCGGTTATTTGCCCCCCGGTGGCCCTGGGGTGCGCATGGACTCCCATGTTTATACCGACTATGAAATCCCCCCCTACTATGATTCGCTGATCGGTAAATTGGTGGTGTGGGGGAGCGATCGCCCCGCTGCCATTGCCCGCATGAAGCGTGCCCTAAGAGAATGTGCGATTATGGGGGTGCCGACCACCATTCCCTTTCATCAGCAGGTGATGGACACACCAGAGTTTCGCAGCGGTATTGTCTATACCAACTTTGTCGATAAGCTCATGACCACATTGGGCTGGAATGTTTAA
- a CDS encoding AI-2E family transporter — MFNWLDRLENRRLLRLLLLFALGWIGVQLLHYFAYVLLIFLFSAILAFLLNYPVGWLKRYLPHSLAVTIVFLGTLAILIGLGITLGLAIIGQLQDLITNLPSQIDLWIDSLERMQQFLARWNLDINFQQLESELRNFALAGIQFGFGKLQSIFALFLSGIIVAVITFFMLLEGERLWQYLLSFLPDPWRDRVPQALERNFLGFFSGRLLLSLFFGTATFLVLLVLRAPYALALGAIAGGLDLIPGIGSTMGISLICLILLPKSIALSVQVLISCILLQQVEENILMPRVMRNSVNLNPVVLFFSLLVGATVAGIVGIFLAIPIMGTIVSLLDLKALQASSEADPKSSQGKRILRQ, encoded by the coding sequence ATGTTCAATTGGCTCGATCGCCTCGAAAACCGCCGCCTACTGCGCCTGCTGCTGCTCTTTGCCCTTGGCTGGATTGGCGTGCAACTTTTGCACTACTTTGCCTACGTCTTACTGATCTTTCTTTTTTCGGCCATTCTGGCGTTTTTACTCAACTATCCTGTGGGCTGGCTCAAGCGTTACTTGCCCCATAGTTTGGCGGTTACCATTGTGTTTCTGGGGACATTGGCAATTCTAATCGGCTTGGGGATTACCCTTGGGTTGGCGATCATTGGCCAGTTGCAGGACTTGATCACCAATTTGCCTAGCCAAATTGATCTGTGGATTGACTCCCTTGAGAGGATGCAGCAGTTTCTGGCGCGATGGAATCTAGACATCAATTTCCAGCAACTGGAGTCAGAATTGCGCAACTTTGCCCTTGCGGGGATTCAGTTTGGCTTTGGTAAGCTCCAGTCCATCTTTGCCCTCTTCCTAAGCGGCATTATTGTTGCTGTGATTACCTTCTTTATGCTGCTGGAGGGGGAGCGGCTATGGCAGTACCTACTGAGTTTTTTGCCTGATCCGTGGCGCGATCGCGTGCCCCAAGCCTTAGAGCGGAACTTTTTGGGCTTCTTTAGTGGCCGTTTGCTTCTCTCTCTCTTCTTTGGTACTGCCACATTCCTTGTCTTGCTGGTGTTACGTGCCCCCTATGCCCTTGCCCTTGGGGCGATCGCCGGTGGCTTGGATCTCATTCCAGGGATTGGCTCAACGATGGGCATTTCCCTCATCTGCTTGATCCTGCTGCCCAAGAGTATTGCCCTGAGTGTACAAGTGCTGATTAGCTGTATTCTGCTGCAACAGGTGGAAGAAAATATCCTCATGCCCCGTGTGATGCGCAACTCCGTCAACCTAAATCCAGTGGTTTTATTTTTTTCCCTCTTGGTGGGGGCAACGGTTGCAGGCATTGTCGGTATCTTCCTTGCCATTCCCATTATGGGGACGATTGTCAGTTTGCTGGATCTCAAAGCCTTGCAGGCAAGCAGTGAGGCTGATCCGAAATCCTCGCAGGGCAAACGCATACTCAGGCAGTAG
- a CDS encoding Uma2 family endonuclease, whose amino-acid sequence MTQLVNIIPLESGDRLTREEFEYRYEHSPHIKKAELINGVVFVASPIRVRKHAQPHGHMVVWLGTYATLMPSLMMCDNATVRLDDSNEVQPDVLLRLEESAGGQSRISADDYIEGAPELVIEIASSSAAYDLHDKKDLYCRFGVKEYLVWVVSEQVFYWYHREQGSYVQQQPDREGVLRSQEFAGLWLNLPALLQGDMKSVILTLQQGLATRSDHPLSEG is encoded by the coding sequence ATGACTCAATTAGTTAATATCATCCCCCTTGAAAGTGGCGATCGCCTAACCCGCGAGGAATTTGAATACCGCTATGAGCACTCTCCCCACATTAAAAAAGCGGAACTGATCAATGGAGTCGTGTTTGTGGCCTCCCCAATTAGAGTAAGAAAGCACGCTCAACCTCACGGACACATGGTTGTGTGGCTGGGTACCTATGCGACACTGATGCCCAGTTTGATGATGTGTGACAATGCTACTGTACGGCTGGATGACAGCAATGAAGTGCAACCTGATGTGCTATTGCGCCTCGAAGAATCGGCGGGGGGACAATCACGCATTAGTGCCGATGACTACATCGAAGGGGCACCGGAGTTAGTGATTGAAATTGCCTCTAGCAGTGCCGCCTACGATCTCCACGACAAGAAAGACCTCTATTGCCGTTTTGGCGTCAAGGAATATCTGGTGTGGGTGGTCTCAGAACAGGTCTTTTACTGGTATCACCGCGAGCAGGGGAGCTACGTTCAACAACAGCCCGATCGCGAGGGAGTGCTGCGTAGTCAAGAGTTTGCCGGCCTGTGGCTGAACTTGCCGGCCCTTTTGCAAGGGGATATGAAAAGCGTGATCCTGACATTGCAACAGGGGTTGGCAACAAGAAGTGATCACCCCCTCAGTGAAGGATAG
- a CDS encoding NnrU family protein translates to MVGLLLLFAIAHSGLASLRPWAEKRVGARLYRIFFALVSLPLATTLILYFLAHRYDGVQLWQLQGVPGMGALVWGLSAISFLFLYPATFNLLEIAAVQKPEVHLYETGIIRITRHPQLWGQVIWCVAHTLWLGTSFTLLTSLGLIAHHCFGVWHGDRRWYARHGEAFTALKARTSIIPFKAIWEGRQQLVWREFWRPAYGGVAIFVGLLWWLHPYFYQVTPQILPF, encoded by the coding sequence ATGGTGGGGTTATTGCTCTTGTTTGCGATCGCCCACAGTGGATTGGCAAGCCTACGTCCTTGGGCAGAAAAGCGCGTCGGTGCCCGCCTTTATCGCATTTTTTTTGCCCTAGTGAGTCTGCCCTTAGCGACAACCTTGATTCTCTACTTTTTGGCCCATCGCTACGACGGCGTGCAACTGTGGCAACTCCAAGGGGTACCGGGGATGGGGGCGCTCGTGTGGGGGCTATCGGCGATCTCGTTTCTCTTTCTTTATCCGGCCACATTTAACTTGCTAGAGATTGCCGCTGTACAAAAGCCAGAAGTGCACCTCTACGAAACGGGCATTATTCGCATTACCCGTCACCCGCAGTTATGGGGACAGGTGATCTGGTGTGTGGCGCATACGCTGTGGTTGGGCACGTCCTTTACACTGCTGACCTCCCTTGGGCTGATTGCCCATCACTGCTTTGGGGTTTGGCATGGCGATCGCCGCTGGTACGCACGGCATGGAGAAGCGTTTACTGCTCTGAAAGCCCGCACCTCAATCATTCCCTTCAAAGCCATTTGGGAAGGTAGGCAACAACTCGTGTGGCGGGAATTTTGGCGCCCCGCCTATGGGGGAGTAGCGATCTTTGTCGGTTTGCTGTGGTGGCTACATCCTTACTTTTATCAAGTCACGCCGCAAATTTTGCCCTTTTAG